From Nitrospirota bacterium:
GGTTTACGCTATGGCGCGCGATTTCGGCAGAAAGCTCGCCGAGTCAGGTTACATGGTCATCACCGGCGGCGGGGCAGGTATCATGCAGGCGGTGAACGAAGGCGCGGGGCCGGAGCACTCCTTTGGTGTGAATATTCGCCTCCCCTTTGAACAGAAAGCGAACCCCGTGCTCGAGGGCAACCCCCGGCTCATCACGTACAAGTACTTTTTTAACCGTAAGGTGGCCTTTCTCAAGGAAGCGGACGCTGTCGCGCTTTTCCCCGGAGGTTTCGGCACTCTTGATGAGGCCATGGAAACGCTCACCCTGGTCCAGACCGGCAAGCGTAATCCCATGCCTCTTGTGCTCGTGGATGGGCCAGGACTCACCTACTGGATAAATTGGATCAAGTTCTTCAAGGACGAGCTTCATGCCCACGGGTACATCAGCGATACGGATTTTTCGCTCTTCGAGCGGGTCGACTCCGTGGACGCCGCGGTCAAGCATATTAACCGCTTTTACAGCCGCTACCACAGCATGAGATACGTGAATGGTCAACTCGTATTCCGTCTGACATCGATTCTTGCGCCGCACCATATTCAGAAGCTCAAGGAAAAGTTTCAGGACATCCTGATGCCCCGGGGGGACATGGTCCTTTCCGGCCCTCTGCCTGAGGAAAAAGATGAGCCGGAAATCTCCCATCTGCCGAGGCTCGTTGTGGATTTCAGTCGCCAGGATTTCGGACGGCTCCGAATCCTGATCGATGCGATCAACGAT
This genomic window contains:
- a CDS encoding TIGR00730 family Rossman fold protein, which produces MKLHFTRTNGPADEAIDSLMKTAEGIRRPEYIREMIIAALKAGQEDDERSDLKLMNTTLKEMRFTSKIFGPYRNVRKVTVFGSARTEPDEPVYAMARDFGRKLAESGYMVITGGGAGIMQAVNEGAGPEHSFGVNIRLPFEQKANPVLEGNPRLITYKYFFNRKVAFLKEADAVALFPGGFGTLDEAMETLTLVQTGKRNPMPLVLVDGPGLTYWINWIKFFKDELHAHGYISDTDFSLFERVDSVDAAVKHINRFYSRYHSMRYVNGQLVFRLTSILAPHHIQKLKEKFQDILMPRGDMVLSGPLPEEKDEPEISHLPRLVVDFSRQDFGRLRILIDAINDF